A single region of the Vicia villosa cultivar HV-30 ecotype Madison, WI linkage group LG4, Vvil1.0, whole genome shotgun sequence genome encodes:
- the LOC131598503 gene encoding F-box/FBD/LRR-repeat protein At1g13570-like, whose protein sequence is MFSHRDPNIRESTLHDTFATFGPVLSCKVSIDDIDQSGDTILFNWTIMGYDVVLMLNFMSLSSDSCVLYQYIYLKAAKPSKTARPTVIDAELEDRISWLPGHIIDQILSHLPIRHAVTTSALSKMWRYKWTTIPNLVFDRECVYEPSRCPSDIVAIKLLRIIHHVLSRHSGPINKFVFFYQEPVIETYFDRWILWLTRKSIKELELEIWNCQPYKLPCCLYSCQSLHRIQLYHCWIHPPSAFKGFRNLKILKLDDVTITQVAFENLISGCPLLEDLRLTWLDGFTQAIIHAPNLKNFEIYDVKGGILESIIFENTFQLTKVTIDLNMYMNFEINQSRSHGCSSKLLNLFSHLPHLQSLEICSCFLKYLAAGVVPVMLPTSCISLSYLSLCIRFNNLKEISAVLCLLKSSPNLQKLELYEPKEEEEDGTALLAQVSYCWKDIFFEPTIPLGARHVRIVDISGTKSEIDLIKFLLLYSPLLEKMYVKPSKNVKPELVTEISGFRRASGQVEVIYDGETTVQRHPIGCISPNEETK, encoded by the exons ATGTTTTCTCATCGGGATCCTAACATTCGGGAAAGTACGTTGCATGATACCTTTGCTACTTTTGGACCTGTGCTTTCTTGTAAGGTTTCTATCGACGACATTGATCAGTCAGGGGATACGATTTTGTTCAATTGGACAATTATGG GTTATGATGTGGTTTTGATGCTGAATTTCATGAG TTTGTCTTCTGATTCTTGTGTCTTGTATCAATATATCTATCTAAAGGCAGCAAAACCATCAAAGACGGCTCGTCCAACCGTGATTGATGCGGAGCTGGAGGATAGAATTAGTTGGTTACCAGGTCATATAATAGACCAGATTCTGTCACACTTGCCCATTAGGCATGCTGTGACTACAAGTGCTTTATCAAAAATGTGGAGGTACAAATGGACCACAATACCAAATCTTGTGTTTGATAGAGAATGTGTCTATGAACCTTCCCGATGCCCTTCAGATATTGTTGCGATCAAACTTTTGAGAATTATTCATCACGTACTTTCACGTCATTCTGGGCCTATCAACAAGTTTGTGTTCTTCTATCAGGAACCCGTGATTGAGACTTACTTTGATAGGTGGATACTTTGGTTAACCAGAAAGTCTATCAAAGAGCTTGAGCTGGAGATATGGAATTGTCAGCCCTATAAGTTACCTTGCTGCTTATATTCTTGTCAAAGCTTACATCGTATACAATTATATCATTGTTGGATTCATCCTCCATCTGCATTTAAAGGATTTAGGAACTTGAAAATTCTTAAATTGGATGACGTTACAATAACTCAAGTTGCCTTTGAAAATTTGATATCCGGATGCCCTTTGCTTGAAGATTTGAGATTGACATGGCTTGATGGTTTCACCCAAGCTATTATTCACGCACCAAATCTCAAGAATTTTGAGATTTATGACGTCAAAGGTGGTATATTGGAGAGTATTATCTTTGAAAACACTTTCCAACTAACTAAGGTAACTATTGATTTAAACATGTATATGAACTTTGAAATCAATCAAAGTAGATCGCACGGATGCTCTAGCAAATTGCTCAACCTTTTCAGTCATCTACCTCACTTACAGAGCCTGGAGATTTGTAGCTGTTTTTTAAAG TATTTGGCTGCTGGTGTTGTGCCTGTAATGCTTCCTACATCTTGTATCAGTCTAAGTTATCTTAGCTTATGTATACGCTTCAACAACTTGAAGGAAATTTCGGCTGTGCTTTGCTTGCTCAAAAGTTCACCTAATCTTCAAAAACTAGAATTATAT GAGCcaaaggaggaggaggaggatgggACTGCCCTTTTAGCACAGGTCTCCTATTGTTGGAAAGATATCTTTTTTGAGCCAACCATACCTCTCGGAGCACGACATGTGAGGATAGTAGACATCTCTGGTACCAAATCTgaaatagatttaatcaaatttcTACTTCTATATTCTCCTTTGCTAGAGAAGATGTATGTGAAGCCTAGTAAAAATGTCAAACCAGAGTTGGTGACCGAAATAAGTGGGTTCAGGAGAGCTTCAGGACAAGTTGAAGTTATTTACGATGGGGAAACTACTGTCCAAAGACACCCTATTGGATGCATTAGTCCAAATGAAGAAACGAAGTAG
- the LOC131598504 gene encoding F-box/FBD/LRR-repeat protein At1g13570-like: MNNNFNIKIKDSSCVNCTGVEKVQRKRGFFGRKKPVQNCKFREIRESTMARLLKLQIGDSLIRGNCLSSDSCVLYQYIYLKAAKPSKTARPTVIDAELEDRISWLPGHIIDQILSHLPIRHAVTTSALSKMWRYKWTTIPNLVFDRECVYEPSRCPSDIVAIKLLRIIHHVLSRHSGPINKFVFFYQEPVIETYFDRWILWLTRKSIKELELEIWNCQPYKLPCCLYSCQSLHRIQLYHCWIHPPSAFKGFRNLKILKLDDVTITQVAFENLISGCPLLEDLRLTWLDGFTQAIIHAPNLKNFEIYDVKGGILESIIFENTFQLTKVTIDLNMYMNFEINQSRSHGCSSKLLNLFSHLPHLQSLEICSCFLKYLAAGVVPVMLPTSCISLSYLSLCIRFNNLKEISAVLCLLKSSPNLQKLELYEPKEEEEDGTALLAQVSYCWKDIFFEPTIPLGARHVRIVDISGTKSEIDLIKFLLLYSPLLEKMYVKPSKNVKPELVTEISGFRRASGQVEVIYDGETTVQRHPIGCISPNEETK; this comes from the exons ATGAATAACAATTTCAATATTAAGATAAAAGACAGCTCATGTGTCAATTGCACCGGTGTTGAAAAG GTACAGAGGAAAAGGGGATTTTTTGGCCGCAAAAAGCCTGTTCAGAACTGTAAATTTCGTGAG ATTAGAGAATCCACCATGGCTAGGTTACTTAAGCTTCAGATTGGGGATTCTTTAATTAGGGGAAATTG TTTGTCTTCTGATTCTTGTGTCTTGTATCAATATATCTATCTAAAGGCAGCAAAACCATCAAAGACGGCTCGTCCAACCGTGATTGATGCGGAGCTGGAGGATAGAATTAGTTGGTTACCAGGTCATATAATAGACCAGATTCTGTCACACTTGCCCATTAGGCATGCTGTGACTACAAGTGCTTTATCAAAAATGTGGAGGTACAAATGGACCACAATACCAAATCTTGTGTTTGATAGAGAATGTGTCTATGAACCTTCCCGATGCCCTTCAGATATTGTTGCGATCAAACTTTTGAGAATTATTCATCACGTACTTTCACGTCATTCTGGGCCTATCAACAAGTTTGTGTTCTTCTATCAGGAACCCGTGATTGAGACTTACTTTGATAGGTGGATACTTTGGTTAACCAGAAAGTCTATCAAAGAGCTTGAGCTGGAGATATGGAATTGTCAGCCCTATAAGTTACCTTGCTGCTTATATTCTTGTCAAAGCTTACATCGTATACAATTATATCATTGTTGGATTCATCCTCCATCTGCATTTAAAGGATTTAGGAACTTGAAAATTCTTAAATTGGATGACGTTACAATAACTCAAGTTGCCTTTGAAAATTTGATATCCGGATGCCCTTTGCTTGAAGATTTGAGATTGACATGGCTTGATGGTTTCACCCAAGCTATTATTCACGCACCAAATCTCAAGAATTTTGAGATTTATGACGTCAAAGGTGGTATATTGGAGAGTATTATCTTTGAAAACACTTTCCAACTAACTAAGGTAACTATTGATTTAAACATGTATATGAACTTTGAAATCAATCAAAGTAGATCGCACGGATGCTCTAGCAAATTGCTCAACCTTTTCAGTCATCTACCTCACTTACAGAGCCTGGAGATTTGTAGCTGTTTTTTAAAG TATTTGGCTGCTGGTGTTGTGCCTGTAATGCTTCCTACATCTTGTATCAGTCTAAGTTATCTTAGCTTATGTATACGCTTCAACAACTTGAAGGAAATTTCGGCTGTGCTTTGCTTGCTCAAAAGTTCACCTAATCTTCAAAAACTAGAATTATAT GAGCcaaaggaggaggaggaggatgggACTGCCCTTTTAGCACAGGTCTCCTATTGTTGGAAAGATATCTTTTTTGAGCCAACCATACCTCTCGGAGCACGACATGTGAGGATAGTAGACATCTCTGGTACCAAATCTgaaatagatttaatcaaatttcTACTTCTATATTCTCCTTTGCTAGAGAAGATGTATGTGAAGCCTAGTAAAAATGTCAAACCAGAGTTGGTGACCGAAATAAGTGGGTTCAGGAGAGCTTCAGGACAAGTTGAAGTTATTTACGATGGGGAAACTACTGTCCAAAGACACCCTATTGGATGCATTAGTCCAAATGAAGAAACGAAGTAG